The following coding sequences lie in one Mycobacterium sp. Z3061 genomic window:
- the panB gene encoding 3-methyl-2-oxobutanoate hydroxymethyltransferase, which yields MMSENVYGSSPAAESAPRPKIRTHHLQKWKSEGHRWGMLTAYDYSTARVFDEAGIPVLLVGDSAANVVYGYDTTVPISIDELIPLVRGVVRGAPHALVVADLPFGSYEAGPAAALAAATRFMKEGGAHAVKLEGGERVAEQIACLSAAGIPVMAHIGFTPQSVNTLGGFKVQGRGDAAEQTIADAIAVAEAGAFSVVMEMVPAELATQITGKLTIPTIGIGAGPNCDGQVLVWQDMAGMSSGKSARFVKRFAAIGAELGRAARQYAEEVATGTFPAEEHCF from the coding sequence ATGATGTCTGAGAACGTTTACGGTTCCAGCCCTGCCGCCGAGTCGGCGCCACGGCCGAAAATTCGCACCCACCACCTGCAGAAGTGGAAGTCCGAAGGCCACCGGTGGGGCATGCTCACGGCCTACGACTACTCGACCGCGCGGGTGTTCGACGAAGCCGGCATTCCGGTGCTGCTGGTCGGCGACTCGGCGGCCAACGTCGTCTACGGCTACGACACCACGGTGCCGATCTCGATCGACGAGCTAATCCCACTGGTCCGTGGCGTGGTGCGGGGCGCGCCGCACGCGCTGGTAGTCGCCGACCTGCCCTTCGGCAGTTACGAGGCGGGACCGGCGGCCGCGCTGGCCGCCGCCACCCGGTTCATGAAGGAAGGCGGCGCTCACGCCGTCAAACTCGAGGGCGGCGAGCGCGTCGCCGAGCAGATCGCCTGTCTCAGCGCGGCCGGCATCCCGGTCATGGCGCACATCGGTTTCACCCCGCAGAGCGTCAACACCTTGGGCGGTTTCAAGGTTCAGGGGCGCGGCGACGCCGCCGAGCAGACCATCGCCGACGCCATTGCCGTCGCCGAAGCCGGCGCATTCTCCGTGGTGATGGAGATGGTGCCGGCCGAACTGGCCACCCAGATCACCGGCAAGCTCACCATCCCGACGATCGGGATCGGCGCCGGGCCCAACTGTGACGGTCAGGTTCTGGTCTGGCAGGACATGGCCGGAATGAGCAGCGGCAAGTCCGCCCGTTTCGTCAAGCGGTTCGCCGCCATCGGCGCCGAATTAGGCCGCGCTGCAAGGCAATACGCAGAAGAAGTGGCCACCGGGACATTCCCGGCCGAAGAGCACTGCTTCTGA
- a CDS encoding heme-binding protein yields MLNTRVIAGAIVAGAVSGAMLFGAAAPAGADPEPAPPNCTAADLAGISSGVAAATSAYLFAHPDVNDFFTSLKGLSREEMGNRLQQYMDANPDVHADLQGIRQPVTDFRARCGAPAPTP; encoded by the coding sequence ATGTTGAACACGCGCGTGATCGCCGGCGCTATCGTTGCCGGCGCGGTAAGTGGCGCAATGCTTTTCGGTGCCGCGGCACCGGCCGGGGCGGACCCGGAGCCGGCGCCGCCGAACTGTACCGCGGCGGACCTGGCCGGCATATCCTCCGGCGTGGCCGCAGCGACCTCCGCATATCTGTTCGCCCACCCGGACGTCAACGACTTCTTCACGAGTCTGAAAGGGCTGAGTCGCGAAGAGATGGGCAACCGGTTGCAGCAGTACATGGACGCCAATCCGGACGTGCACGCGGATCTGCAGGGTATTCGCCAACCGGTGACCGACTTCCGGGCTCGGTGCGGGGCTCCGGCGCCCACACCCTAG
- a CDS encoding CYTH and CHAD domain-containing protein, with protein MPAKAPKTARHLEVERKFDVVESTVSPSFEGIAAVARVDKSPVQELDAVYFDTATQDLARNRITLRRRTGGHDAGWHLKLPAGADTRTEIHAAIDASADDDAVPADLLDVILAIVRDRPVAPVARITTRRESQVLYDAEGRALAEFSNDHVTAWSASDGSDEQRWREWEVEVLDIDSDKKHKAGHELLNRLSNRLLDAGASPAGHGSKLSRVLDSDAPAKQAPTPPADPVHRAVAQQVEELLVWDRAVRADAHDSVHQMRVTIRKIRSLLKDSQDSFGLADGAWVLDELRELAGILGVARDAEVLAERYERELSQLAPELVRGPVTERLVNGAQRRYQLGLRRSLAAMRSKRYFRLLDALDAMVAEPPVTALGQEPRPVTIDAAYKRVRKAAKAARAAEAAHAEDADETLHVIRKRAKRLRYTAAATGASRVAQQAKAIQTLLGDHQDSVVSREHLLAQAQAAHLAGEDTFTYGLLYQQENEIAQSSREQLDSVLRKLDKAVHKSRR; from the coding sequence ATGCCTGCTAAAGCGCCAAAGACGGCGCGACATCTGGAGGTCGAGCGCAAGTTCGACGTGGTCGAGTCGACGGTGTCACCCTCGTTCGAGGGCATCGCGGCAGTGGCCCGCGTCGACAAATCCCCCGTCCAGGAACTGGACGCGGTGTACTTCGACACCGCGACCCAGGACCTGGCCCGAAACCGGATCACCCTGCGCCGCCGCACCGGCGGACACGACGCCGGCTGGCACCTGAAGCTGCCCGCCGGAGCCGACACCCGCACCGAGATCCATGCCGCGATCGACGCGTCCGCCGACGACGACGCGGTACCGGCCGATTTACTGGACGTGATACTCGCGATCGTCCGCGACCGCCCCGTCGCGCCCGTCGCACGCATCACCACCCGGCGCGAAAGCCAGGTCCTCTACGACGCCGAAGGCCGCGCGCTGGCGGAGTTCTCCAACGACCACGTCACCGCGTGGTCGGCGTCCGACGGATCCGACGAGCAGCGCTGGCGGGAGTGGGAAGTCGAGGTCCTCGACATCGACTCCGACAAGAAACACAAGGCCGGCCATGAGCTGCTGAACCGGTTGAGCAACCGGTTGCTCGACGCCGGCGCCTCCCCCGCTGGACACGGCTCGAAGCTGAGCCGGGTGCTGGACTCCGACGCTCCGGCCAAGCAGGCGCCCACTCCCCCGGCTGACCCGGTACACCGCGCGGTGGCCCAGCAGGTCGAGGAGCTGCTGGTCTGGGACCGTGCCGTGCGCGCGGACGCCCACGACTCCGTGCACCAGATGCGGGTCACCATCCGCAAGATCCGCAGCCTGCTCAAAGACTCCCAGGACTCGTTCGGATTGGCCGACGGCGCATGGGTTCTCGACGAACTGCGCGAGCTGGCCGGGATCCTGGGCGTGGCGCGCGATGCCGAGGTGCTCGCCGAGCGTTACGAGCGCGAACTGAGTCAGTTGGCTCCCGAGCTGGTTCGCGGGCCGGTGACCGAACGTCTCGTCAACGGCGCTCAGCGCCGTTACCAGCTCGGCCTGCGACGCTCGCTGGCCGCCATGCGGTCCAAGCGCTACTTCCGCCTGCTGGACGCACTCGATGCGATGGTCGCGGAGCCGCCGGTCACCGCATTAGGTCAGGAACCGCGCCCGGTTACCATCGATGCCGCCTACAAGCGCGTCCGCAAGGCCGCCAAGGCCGCACGCGCGGCGGAAGCGGCGCATGCCGAGGACGCCGACGAGACGCTGCACGTGATCCGCAAGCGCGCCAAACGACTCCGCTACACCGCGGCGGCCACCGGTGCGAGCCGGGTGGCGCAGCAGGCGAAGGCCATTCAGACCCTGCTCGGCGATCACCAGGACAGCGTGGTCAGTCGCGAACACCTGCTGGCGCAAGCCCAGGCGGCGCACCTGGCGGGGGAAGACACCTTCACCTACGGCCTGCTCTACCAGCAGGAGAACGAGATTGCGCAATCGAGCCGGGAGCAACTGGATTCGGTGCTGCGCAAGCTCGACAAGGCGGTGCACAAAAGCCGCCGCTGA
- a CDS encoding 2OG-Fe(II) oxygenase, protein MTRWDTRVDSGDWDAITAELDEYGGALLPRLVTAGEAARLRGLYADDSLFRKTIDMGPKRYGSGQYRYFSSPYPAPIEELKQALYPRLLPIARAWWSRLGRATPWPDSLDEWLTACHRAGQTRSTALMLRYGADDWNAMHQDLYGDLVFPLQVVINLSDPGVDYTGGEFLLVEQRFRAQSRGTATQLPQGHGYVFTTRDRPVHSSRGWSVAPVRHGISTVRSGERYALGLIFHDAA, encoded by the coding sequence ATGACCCGGTGGGACACCCGCGTCGACTCGGGAGACTGGGACGCGATCACCGCCGAACTCGACGAGTACGGCGGTGCGCTGCTGCCACGGCTGGTCACCGCCGGCGAGGCGGCTCGGCTGCGCGGTCTCTACGCCGACGACAGCCTGTTTCGCAAGACGATCGACATGGGCCCGAAACGCTACGGCTCCGGGCAGTACCGCTACTTCAGCTCTCCCTATCCCGCGCCGATCGAAGAACTCAAGCAGGCCCTCTATCCGCGGTTACTGCCGATCGCCCGCGCCTGGTGGTCCAGGCTGGGCCGCGCCACGCCGTGGCCGGACAGCCTCGACGAGTGGCTGACAGCGTGCCACCGCGCCGGCCAGACGCGCTCCACGGCGCTGATGTTGCGCTACGGCGCCGACGACTGGAATGCAATGCATCAAGATCTCTACGGAGACTTGGTTTTTCCGCTCCAGGTGGTGATCAACCTCAGTGACCCCGGTGTCGACTACACCGGCGGTGAGTTCCTGCTCGTCGAACAACGATTTCGGGCGCAATCCCGCGGCACCGCAACACAATTGCCACAGGGCCACGGCTACGTCTTCACCACCCGGGACCGGCCGGTGCACTCCAGCCGCGGCTGGTCGGTTGCGCCTGTGCGCCACGGCATTTCGACCGTGCGCAGCGGCGAACGGTATGCGCTGGGCTTGATCTTTCACGACGCCGCCTGA
- a CDS encoding MarR family winged helix-turn-helix transcriptional regulator, with amino-acid sequence MADDIALLVADIYEAAGALRKSGEAVAKTEGQTQARWQLLSVISGDATSVPRAARRLGVSRQGVQRIANNLVDDGLAQWRPNPDHRSSPLLALTATGRRVLSSITDRASAAQRSLTADIEAGDIRTARKVLQRLTAAVRQLE; translated from the coding sequence ATGGCTGACGACATCGCCCTGTTGGTAGCCGATATCTACGAGGCCGCGGGTGCGCTACGCAAGTCCGGAGAGGCCGTCGCCAAGACCGAAGGGCAGACCCAGGCCCGCTGGCAGCTGCTCAGCGTGATCTCCGGGGATGCGACGTCGGTGCCGCGCGCCGCGCGCCGACTCGGAGTCTCCCGGCAAGGCGTGCAGCGCATCGCCAACAACCTGGTCGACGACGGTCTGGCGCAGTGGCGGCCCAATCCCGACCACCGCTCGTCGCCGCTGCTGGCGCTGACCGCCACCGGCCGGCGGGTCTTGTCCTCCATCACCGACCGGGCGTCCGCCGCGCAGCGCTCGCTCACCGCGGACATCGAGGCCGGCGACATCCGAACGGCACGAAAAGTGTTGCAGCGTCTGACTGCTGCGGTTCGACAGCTCGAGTGA